The following proteins are encoded in a genomic region of Paenibacillus sp. FSL R7-0273:
- a CDS encoding phytoene desaturase family protein yields MTGKSAAKVAVVGAGPGGLAAAMLLAAKGYEVEVFEKQDTVGGRSGELRLGEYRFDRGATFLMMPHLLEELFTMAGRSLHSYVSMKELNPLYSLHFGETVFRPSTDQEQTAAEIERLFPGNGAGYRRFMADEDDKFTRVMPLLQRPFQSPADYIKRDVLHALPKLHATDTVYNRLSKYFDDERLRYAFTFQAKYLGMSPWECPGTFTILSYLEHRYGLYHPEGGINKVLEAMADVIKEHGGRIHTSSGVKRILVNNRQASGLLLEDGEKVHADYVVLGADFGTAVTQLFEPGLLKKYTPVKMARKRYSCSTAMLYLGVDGSIDLGHHSVHFSGDYRRNVDEITRQGVLSADPSIYIHNPSVIDSTLAPAGKSSLYVLMPVPNLQAGIDWRQEGPAVRAQMLERLERIPQLAGLSSRVEESKFFSPLDWRDNLDVYNGATFNLAHNLGQMMYLRPHNTFQEVSGIWLVGGGTHPGSGLPTIFESAKISARLLEEHDQAARSRSVAVAGAAGSGVPL; encoded by the coding sequence ATGACTGGAAAAAGCGCCGCAAAGGTTGCGGTGGTCGGTGCCGGCCCGGGAGGTCTGGCTGCCGCCATGCTTCTGGCCGCAAAGGGCTATGAGGTAGAGGTCTTTGAGAAGCAGGATACGGTCGGCGGAAGATCGGGCGAGCTGCGGCTGGGTGAATACCGTTTTGACCGCGGGGCCACCTTTCTGATGATGCCGCATCTGCTGGAGGAGCTGTTTACGATGGCGGGACGCTCCCTGCACAGCTATGTGTCCATGAAGGAGCTGAACCCGCTGTATTCCCTGCACTTCGGAGAGACCGTGTTCCGGCCGTCTACCGACCAGGAGCAGACCGCAGCGGAGATTGAACGGCTGTTTCCGGGGAACGGGGCCGGTTACCGCCGGTTTATGGCTGATGAGGACGATAAGTTTACCAGGGTTATGCCGCTGCTGCAGCGCCCCTTTCAGTCACCTGCAGATTACATAAAAAGAGATGTGCTGCACGCGCTGCCTAAGCTGCATGCGACCGATACGGTGTACAACCGGCTGTCGAAGTATTTTGACGATGAACGGCTGCGTTACGCCTTCACCTTTCAGGCCAAATACCTCGGGATGTCGCCCTGGGAATGTCCCGGCACGTTCACGATTCTGTCCTACCTGGAGCACCGTTACGGCCTGTATCATCCTGAAGGCGGTATTAATAAGGTGCTGGAGGCTATGGCGGATGTTATTAAGGAGCATGGCGGGCGGATCCATACTTCAAGTGGAGTGAAGCGGATACTGGTTAATAACCGTCAAGCCTCCGGCCTGCTGCTGGAGGACGGGGAAAAGGTGCACGCCGATTACGTTGTGCTCGGAGCTGACTTCGGGACAGCAGTAACCCAGCTGTTCGAGCCGGGTCTGCTCAAAAAATATACACCGGTCAAGATGGCGCGCAAGCGTTATTCCTGCTCTACCGCGATGCTGTATCTCGGGGTGGACGGCAGCATTGACCTGGGGCATCATTCTGTTCATTTCTCGGGCGATTACCGCCGTAATGTTGATGAAATTACACGGCAGGGCGTCCTGTCGGCTGACCCGTCCATTTATATACACAATCCTTCGGTTATTGACTCTACCCTGGCTCCGGCCGGCAAATCCTCCCTGTATGTGCTGATGCCTGTTCCCAATCTGCAGGCCGGTATTGACTGGCGGCAGGAGGGACCGGCTGTCCGGGCGCAGATGCTGGAGCGGCTGGAGCGTATCCCGCAGCTCGCCGGCCTGTCTTCCCGGGTGGAGGAGAGCAAATTCTTCTCGCCGCTGGACTGGAGGGACAATCTGGATGTCTATAACGGTGCAACCTTCAACCTGGCCCATAACCTTGGCCAGATGATGTATCTGCGTCCGCACAATACCTTCCAGGAGGTGTCCGGCATCTGGCTGGTCGGCGGCGGAACGCATCCGGGCAGCGGACTGCCGACGATCTTTGAGTCGGCGAAGATCAGCGCGCGCCTGCTTGAGGAGCATGACCAGGCTGCCCGCAGCCGGTCGGTTGCCGTAGCGGGCGCAGCGGGCAGCGGGGTGCCGCTGTGA
- a CDS encoding MerR family transcriptional regulator, whose protein sequence is MYSIKQVVEMLDIPSVTLRAWENRYQAVTPERTESGYRLYTQDNIEDLRWLKEQTEKQGISISHAVRLLKARKENPAAEGPAGGDGTSREAFAKMRQQIYTALLEFQGERANALIDFGFSMYGYEAMFHQVLVPVLVRVGDAWEEGTATVAQEHYMTHMVSNRFYQFFHLFPVYAHLPKVLAFCPEGEHHQVGLLLFSLFLRKNGVEVVYLGANTPEAGIIAMLETQSRIGAVCMSVTDKELLPYCEELIARLKTVRTDMRFILGGKAYEETGVSVPEAAEVIAGPPGRWQEWFDFSFTALRK, encoded by the coding sequence GTGTACTCGATTAAACAGGTCGTCGAAATGCTGGATATACCGTCTGTCACATTGAGAGCCTGGGAAAACAGGTATCAGGCGGTTACACCTGAGCGGACGGAATCCGGCTACAGGCTGTACACCCAGGACAACATTGAAGATCTGCGCTGGCTGAAGGAGCAGACAGAGAAGCAGGGAATCAGTATTTCACATGCGGTCCGGCTGCTGAAGGCCCGTAAGGAGAATCCGGCGGCAGAAGGTCCGGCAGGGGGCGACGGGACATCCCGGGAAGCCTTCGCGAAGATGAGGCAGCAGATTTATACAGCGCTGCTCGAATTTCAGGGCGAGCGGGCGAATGCGCTGATTGATTTCGGCTTTTCCATGTACGGGTATGAGGCAATGTTCCATCAGGTGCTTGTACCGGTTCTGGTCAGGGTTGGCGATGCCTGGGAGGAAGGCACGGCGACAGTGGCACAGGAGCATTACATGACGCATATGGTCTCCAACCGCTTCTATCAGTTTTTCCATCTGTTCCCGGTGTATGCCCATTTGCCGAAAGTGCTGGCCTTTTGTCCGGAGGGGGAGCATCATCAGGTCGGCCTGCTGTTGTTCTCGCTTTTCCTGCGCAAAAACGGGGTCGAAGTGGTCTATCTGGGTGCCAATACGCCGGAGGCCGGCATTATAGCCATGCTGGAAACGCAGAGCCGGATCGGGGCTGTCTGCATGTCGGTTACTGACAAGGAGCTGCTGCCCTACTGTGAAGAGCTGATTGCACGCTTAAAAACGGTACGGACGGACATGCGGTTTATACTGGGAGGCAAGGCCTATGAAGAGACGGGCGTGTCTGTTCCGGAAGCTGCTGAAGTGATAGCGGGTCCTCCCGGACGCTGGCAGGAATGGTTTGATTTTTCATTTACGGCACTCAGGAAATAG
- a CDS encoding phospholipase D family protein: protein MNSSRQPGTPERLYQFSNSISAPSTASSRQKWTLRRKGSAVILLLIFWLAGVMLYQTHKPLPPGISYESPVYKVSDVQFWHDLTYQDGSTDGAREEQILPRILQIIEESRQFLVIDLFLFNDYTHKHQQFPPVSRELTNKLIAQKAAYPGMDIVFITDEVNTNYSSAPNHLLEEMKASGIKVVITDTDKLRDSTPAYSAVWRTFIQWFGQSGNGRIPNLMATGGPDITARSYLKLLNVKANHRKVVVSENTALISSGNVHDPSAYHSNIALEVQGPVIADILRTEQAAADLSGAGPLLGRTPEFTQAAEGPLDIRYLTEGKVYKYTLEAIHSAGAGDTVWMGMFYLADDAVISGLLEAAERGAEVRLLLDPNQNAFGRDKIGIPNRPVAMNLNKRSGGKIAIRWYNTGKEQYHSKLLFIAKASGPSIVLGGSTNFTTRNLDDYNLENNLWVSVPQDQPLYAEMTGYFSRLWNNEDAEYSLPLEEYQSGVTWLKYIVYRIQTRLGFTTF, encoded by the coding sequence ATGAATTCAAGCAGGCAACCCGGCACACCGGAACGGCTTTATCAATTCAGCAATTCCATAAGCGCACCTTCCACTGCCTCCTCCAGGCAAAAATGGACGCTCCGCCGTAAAGGATCGGCAGTGATCCTGCTGCTTATTTTTTGGCTGGCCGGTGTCATGCTCTACCAGACGCACAAGCCCCTGCCGCCAGGCATTTCCTACGAAAGCCCGGTGTATAAGGTTAGTGACGTTCAGTTCTGGCATGATCTGACTTATCAGGACGGCAGCACAGACGGGGCACGGGAGGAGCAGATTCTGCCGAGAATTCTGCAGATTATCGAGGAATCCCGGCAATTTCTTGTTATTGATCTGTTCCTGTTCAATGATTATACCCATAAACACCAGCAGTTCCCTCCGGTCAGCCGTGAGCTTACCAATAAGCTTATCGCCCAGAAAGCCGCCTATCCGGGCATGGACATTGTGTTCATTACCGATGAGGTCAATACCAACTATAGCTCGGCCCCCAATCACCTGCTGGAGGAGATGAAAGCCTCCGGCATCAAGGTAGTCATAACCGATACAGACAAGCTGCGTGATTCAACGCCTGCCTACTCCGCTGTATGGCGCACCTTCATCCAGTGGTTCGGGCAGTCCGGCAACGGCCGGATTCCCAATCTGATGGCCACTGGCGGGCCTGATATTACCGCGCGCTCCTATTTAAAGCTGTTGAATGTAAAAGCCAACCACCGCAAGGTCGTAGTCAGCGAGAACACGGCCCTTATTTCTTCAGGCAATGTGCATGACCCGAGCGCCTACCATTCCAATATTGCCCTGGAGGTGCAGGGCCCGGTGATTGCCGATATTCTGCGCACCGAGCAGGCGGCGGCTGACCTCTCCGGTGCCGGCCCGCTGCTGGGCAGGACGCCGGAATTCACACAGGCTGCAGAAGGTCCGCTGGACATCCGCTATCTGACTGAAGGTAAAGTCTATAAATACACGCTGGAAGCCATACACAGTGCCGGAGCCGGCGATACCGTCTGGATGGGCATGTTCTATCTGGCCGATGATGCCGTCATCAGCGGGCTGCTGGAGGCAGCGGAGCGGGGCGCAGAGGTGCGTCTGCTGCTGGACCCGAATCAGAACGCCTTCGGCCGTGACAAAATCGGCATCCCGAACAGGCCTGTAGCCATGAACCTGAACAAGCGCTCCGGCGGAAAGATTGCTATACGCTGGTATAATACCGGCAAGGAGCAGTACCATTCCAAGCTGCTGTTTATTGCCAAAGCCTCCGGCCCTTCTATCGTGCTGGGCGGCTCAACCAACTTCACAACCCGCAATCTGGATGATTATAATCTGGAAAATAATCTTTGGGTGTCCGTGCCGCAGGATCAGCCGCTCTATGCGGAGATGACCGGCTACTTCAGCCGGCTGTGGAATAACGAGGACGCCGAATACAGCCTGCCGCTTGAGGAATACCAGAGCGGAGTAACCTGGCTGAAATATATTGTCTATAGAATACAGACCCGGCTCGGCTTTACCACTTTTTGA
- the cls gene encoding cardiolipin synthase, with protein sequence MRRGLQALVIIAALLAFYYFGFGIFGSTAGTIISIFSTLTVISIGLGIFMENRNPSTTMAWILLLALIPVLGLVFYFLFGQNVFKRRKYDKKAQRDLMAYERIENDALHTYQDWSIFDPNRQKLLGLSQRLARTPVSFSSETRILTNGEETFGTLLLELRQAQHHIHMEYYIFRADHIGTRIQQILIEKARAGVAVRFMYDAVGSMQLSKAFLKEMTDAGVRVAAYGNSTSFFSSRVNYRNHRKIVVIDGDVGFMGGLNVGDEYLSRSKTYGFWRDTHMLLRGEAVRTMQIIFLQDWMHTTGESIMEQDYLSPQLRFTNGDGAVQIIASGPDNERRALKNIFFSMITSAEKSVWIASPYFIPDEDILTALRVAAMSGLDVRLLFPAKPDKWLPFLASHSYFPALLESGVKIYEYEKGFIHSKLLIIDGEVATIGTANMDMRSFHLNFEVNALLLQTESVARIVADFERDLLSTRQIVHEAFMNKRLLERLLESAARLMSPLL encoded by the coding sequence ATGAGAAGAGGATTGCAGGCGCTGGTTATTATTGCGGCCTTGCTGGCATTTTATTATTTCGGCTTCGGTATTTTTGGCAGCACCGCCGGTACAATTATCAGTATTTTCTCCACGCTGACTGTGATTTCCATCGGCCTTGGCATTTTTATGGAGAACCGCAATCCGTCGACGACGATGGCCTGGATTCTGCTGCTGGCGCTTATTCCCGTGCTTGGGCTGGTCTTTTATTTTCTGTTCGGGCAGAACGTATTTAAACGCCGCAAGTATGACAAAAAAGCGCAGCGCGACCTGATGGCCTATGAGCGCATTGAGAACGATGCCCTGCATACATACCAGGACTGGTCCATATTTGATCCTAACCGCCAGAAGCTGCTGGGGCTGTCGCAGAGGCTGGCACGGACGCCGGTTTCGTTCAGCTCGGAGACCCGGATTCTGACCAACGGGGAAGAGACGTTCGGGACGCTGCTGCTGGAGCTGCGGCAGGCGCAGCATCATATCCATATGGAGTACTACATTTTCCGGGCGGACCATATCGGGACGCGGATTCAGCAGATTCTGATCGAGAAGGCCCGGGCCGGTGTAGCTGTAAGATTTATGTACGATGCTGTGGGCAGTATGCAGCTCTCTAAGGCTTTCCTGAAGGAAATGACCGATGCGGGGGTGAGGGTGGCGGCTTACGGTAATTCCACCTCCTTTTTCTCCAGCCGGGTTAATTACCGCAATCACCGCAAAATCGTCGTAATCGACGGGGATGTGGGGTTTATGGGCGGACTGAACGTCGGGGATGAATACTTAAGCCGCAGTAAAACGTACGGCTTCTGGCGTGATACCCATATGCTGCTGCGGGGAGAGGCCGTGCGGACGATGCAGATTATTTTTCTGCAGGACTGGATGCATACAACAGGTGAGTCGATTATGGAGCAGGATTATCTTTCGCCGCAGCTGAGATTTACAAACGGGGACGGGGCTGTGCAGATTATTGCCAGCGGGCCGGACAATGAGCGCCGGGCGCTGAAGAACATCTTTTTCTCAATGATTACCTCTGCGGAAAAATCGGTGTGGATCGCCAGCCCCTACTTTATCCCGGATGAGGATATTCTGACCGCGCTGCGGGTAGCCGCCATGTCCGGGCTCGATGTGCGCCTTCTATTCCCGGCCAAGCCGGATAAATGGCTCCCGTTCCTGGCTTCGCATTCCTATTTTCCGGCTCTGCTGGAGTCCGGAGTGAAAATTTACGAATATGAAAAGGGCTTTATTCACTCCAAGCTGCTTATCATCGACGGAGAGGTCGCCACGATCGGTACAGCCAATATGGATATGCGCAGCTTCCACCTGAACTTTGAGGTGAATGCGCTGCTGCTGCAGACAGAGAGCGTGGCCCGCATTGTCGCTGATTTTGAGCGTGACCTGCTGTCCACCCGCCAGATTGTGCATGAGGCCTTTATGAACAAGCGGCTGCTGGAGCGGCTGCTGGAATCGGCCGCCCGTCTGATGTCGCCGCTGCTCTAA
- a CDS encoding TetR/AcrR family transcriptional regulator, which yields MADKNANRQELIIKTAMQLFAVKGSSSTSMQEIAELCGISKGSLYLVFKSKEELERSIYMHCFRMIHDPLQREEQYSRSSPREKLRNQVEILLTHVHELREFLQRQFQEVAGKGGDEVPEWIRKANGPLVLWFQNKLNTLYGPAILPYTGDLFLFADGMIHAFIRLIFSQESQVSITRMADQLVDLLDIVAAGLLAGRQEPLIAAAVLESWLSGHEDSRRRSPLQLIKEMRATLSTAPSSGLPAAEDGLESLAILESEFLMPEPRKAIIRGMIANLQAYPAVHEELEALQKLVSPYLPNSCGFFQERSRT from the coding sequence GTGGCTGATAAAAATGCAAACAGACAGGAACTGATTATCAAGACAGCCATGCAGCTGTTCGCGGTAAAGGGCTCATCCTCGACCTCGATGCAGGAAATTGCCGAGCTGTGCGGGATTTCCAAGGGCAGCCTCTATCTGGTCTTCAAATCCAAGGAGGAGCTGGAACGCAGCATCTATATGCATTGCTTCAGGATGATCCATGATCCGCTGCAGCGGGAGGAACAGTACAGCCGCAGCAGCCCGCGGGAAAAGCTGCGTAACCAGGTTGAAATTCTACTCACGCATGTACACGAGCTGCGCGAGTTTTTGCAGCGGCAATTTCAGGAGGTTGCCGGAAAAGGCGGAGACGAGGTGCCTGAATGGATCCGCAAGGCCAATGGTCCGCTGGTGCTCTGGTTTCAGAACAAGCTGAATACCCTCTACGGACCGGCCATCCTCCCGTACACAGGCGATCTGTTCCTGTTCGCGGATGGCATGATCCATGCCTTTATCCGGCTGATCTTCAGCCAGGAATCGCAGGTATCCATCACCCGCATGGCGGATCAGCTGGTCGATCTGCTTGACATCGTTGCCGCTGGCCTGCTGGCCGGCCGGCAGGAGCCGCTGATTGCTGCAGCTGTGCTGGAGAGCTGGCTAAGCGGCCATGAGGACAGCCGGCGCCGCAGTCCGCTGCAGCTTATCAAGGAGATGCGGGCCACTCTTAGCACCGCCCCTTCTTCCGGACTGCCCGCTGCAGAAGACGGCCTGGAATCACTGGCCATCCTGGAGAGTGAATTCTTAATGCCCGAGCCCCGCAAAGCCATTATCCGGGGAATGATCGCCAACCTGCAGGCTTATCCTGCCGTACATGAGGAGCTCGAAGCACTGCAAAAGCTAGTTTCGCCTTACCTTCCAAATTCATGCGGTTTTTTCCAAGAGAGGAGCAGAACGTAA
- a CDS encoding efflux RND transporter permease subunit: protein MKSLIHFSLKNKFAIWLLTIIIVFAGLYSGLTMKQETLPNISIPYLSVTTIYPGAAPEGVVNDVSKPLEQKLRNVDGVKTITSSSLENASSIQIEFDYGTNLDNATAAVREALNEVVLPDDARKPQISRFSLSSLPVISLSLADNGETDLEELTRIAENDIRPALEDIEGVASVSVAGQYVKEVSLKFDQEKLKQYGLTEDTVKGIVQASSLRVPLGLFEMEQSQKAVVVDGNISTVEDLENLAVPLVPSAAAGSAGAGDAAGTGAAGADAANAGAAAAGLPTVKLGELAAIEVTGKSESISRTNGKESIGIQIVKANDANTVEVVNSVKDKTEELKQQYGSLDLTVLLDQGKPIEDSVHTMLSKALFGALFAVVIILLFLRNIRSTIISIISIPLSLLIAVLCLRQMDITLNMMTLGAMTVAIGRVVDDSIVVIENIYRRLSLSGEKLRGRELISAATSEMFVPILSSTIVTIAVFLPLAFVSGMVGELFLPFALTMVFSLIASLIVAITLVPALAHSLFRGGLKQGKKVHEEKPGRMAAGYQKILDWCLSHKLITFGAAVLLLAGSLLLIKPIGVSFMPSQEDKSVIMTFSPKAGQTAKDVQEQGLKAEAFILGQDHVTNLQYSIGGSGFMGMGSNNSGLFYITYDSDTPDFETVKEDLIASLTAEVPDGVWGDMSGMASGGLGGNTLTVNIFGDTLEQLKPVADEIAGIVNADTKNFKDGDTSLSESYEQYTIVADQAKLSSLGLTAGQLAMKLSPVNTRPVLTEVAVDGKNYNVYIEADTTTYSSIQEMEDALLTSPLGFTVPVSQVATIEKGTSPDSITRIDGKMSVEVTADIIATDVNSASNNVKEKVEALELPDGVTVSFGGVTEQINETFGQLGIAMAAAVAIVYFVLVVTFGGGLAPFAILFSLPFTVIGALVALLLAGETLNVSALMGALMLIGIVVTNAIVLIDRVIHKEKEGMTTRQALLEAGGTRLRPILMTALATIGALLPLVTGLENSAGIISKGLGVTVIGGLISSTLLTLVVVPVVYEFLMKFRKKRIEE, encoded by the coding sequence ATGAAAAGCCTGATTCATTTTTCACTCAAAAACAAATTTGCGATTTGGCTCCTGACAATCATTATTGTGTTTGCCGGGCTGTACAGCGGTCTGACAATGAAGCAGGAGACACTGCCTAATATCAGCATCCCTTACCTTAGCGTTACTACAATTTATCCCGGTGCGGCACCGGAAGGTGTCGTCAATGATGTCAGCAAGCCGCTGGAGCAGAAGCTCCGTAATGTAGACGGCGTTAAGACCATTACCTCCTCATCGCTGGAGAATGCCTCCAGCATCCAGATCGAGTTTGATTACGGAACGAATCTGGATAACGCTACCGCTGCTGTACGCGAGGCGCTGAATGAGGTAGTCCTGCCTGACGATGCCCGTAAGCCGCAGATTTCCCGCTTCAGCCTGAGCTCACTGCCGGTTATCTCGCTCAGCCTTGCCGACAACGGGGAGACGGATCTTGAGGAGCTGACCCGCATAGCCGAGAATGACATCCGGCCGGCCCTCGAGGATATCGAGGGGGTCGCCTCCGTGTCGGTTGCCGGCCAGTATGTGAAGGAAGTCTCCCTCAAGTTTGACCAGGAGAAGCTGAAGCAATACGGCCTGACCGAAGACACGGTCAAAGGCATTGTCCAGGCCTCATCCCTGCGTGTGCCGCTTGGGCTGTTTGAAATGGAGCAATCGCAGAAGGCGGTTGTCGTAGACGGCAACATCAGCACCGTGGAGGATCTTGAAAATCTGGCCGTGCCGCTGGTGCCTTCCGCAGCCGCCGGTTCAGCCGGGGCAGGTGACGCAGCTGGTACAGGTGCTGCAGGCGCTGATGCTGCTAATGCAGGTGCCGCAGCTGCCGGGCTTCCTACAGTGAAGCTTGGAGAGCTCGCCGCTATTGAGGTTACCGGCAAGTCGGAGTCAATCTCCCGCACGAACGGCAAGGAATCGATCGGGATTCAGATTGTGAAGGCTAACGACGCCAACACTGTAGAGGTTGTAAACAGCGTAAAGGATAAGACTGAGGAGCTGAAGCAGCAGTACGGGTCGCTTGACCTTACTGTACTGCTCGATCAGGGTAAGCCGATTGAGGACTCTGTGCACACTATGCTGTCCAAGGCATTATTCGGTGCCCTGTTCGCCGTCGTAATCATTCTGCTGTTCCTGCGGAACATCCGCTCCACCATCATTTCCATCATCTCGATTCCACTGTCGCTGCTTATCGCGGTGCTGTGCCTGCGCCAGATGGATATTACCCTTAATATGATGACGCTGGGTGCAATGACCGTCGCCATTGGCCGGGTAGTCGATGACTCCATCGTCGTTATCGAGAATATTTACCGGCGCCTGTCGCTGTCCGGCGAGAAGCTGCGCGGCCGGGAGCTGATCAGTGCGGCTACAAGCGAAATGTTCGTGCCGATCCTGTCTTCGACAATCGTTACAATCGCCGTCTTCCTGCCGCTTGCCTTTGTCAGCGGGATGGTAGGCGAGCTATTCCTGCCTTTCGCGTTGACCATGGTCTTCTCGCTGATTGCATCGCTGATCGTAGCCATCACCCTGGTACCTGCGCTGGCGCACTCCCTGTTCCGGGGCGGGCTCAAGCAGGGTAAAAAGGTGCACGAGGAAAAGCCGGGCAGAATGGCTGCCGGCTATCAGAAAATTCTGGACTGGTGTCTCTCCCATAAGCTGATTACCTTTGGAGCCGCAGTTCTGCTGCTTGCAGGCAGCCTGCTCCTGATCAAGCCGATCGGGGTCAGCTTCATGCCTTCCCAGGAGGACAAGAGTGTAATCATGACCTTCTCGCCTAAGGCCGGACAGACGGCTAAGGATGTGCAGGAGCAGGGTCTCAAGGCAGAAGCATTCATTCTCGGCCAGGATCATGTGACCAACCTGCAGTATTCGATCGGGGGCAGCGGGTTCATGGGGATGGGCTCTAATAACTCCGGCCTGTTCTACATTACCTATGACAGCGATACCCCTGATTTTGAAACGGTTAAGGAAGATCTGATTGCCAGCCTGACAGCCGAGGTGCCGGATGGCGTGTGGGGTGACATGTCCGGCATGGCCAGCGGCGGTCTCGGCGGCAATACGCTGACCGTAAATATCTTTGGCGACACGCTGGAGCAACTGAAGCCGGTAGCCGATGAAATAGCAGGTATTGTAAATGCCGATACCAAAAACTTCAAGGACGGGGATACCAGCCTCTCCGAATCGTATGAGCAATACACCATCGTTGCCGATCAGGCTAAGCTCAGCTCGCTGGGCCTGACCGCCGGACAGCTTGCCATGAAGCTCAGCCCGGTTAATACCCGTCCGGTGCTGACGGAAGTGGCTGTGGACGGAAAGAACTACAATGTCTACATTGAAGCTGATACAACAACTTACAGCAGCATTCAGGAGATGGAAGACGCTCTGCTCACCTCACCGCTCGGCTTTACGGTACCGGTCAGTCAGGTTGCAACCATCGAAAAGGGCACCTCACCCGACTCAATCACCCGGATTGACGGTAAGATGAGTGTTGAGGTCACTGCTGATATTATCGCCACAGACGTAAACAGCGCCTCCAACAATGTGAAGGAAAAGGTTGAAGCCCTTGAACTCCCTGACGGAGTCACCGTCTCCTTTGGCGGTGTGACCGAGCAGATCAACGAAACCTTCGGCCAGCTTGGAATCGCCATGGCAGCCGCTGTTGCCATTGTATATTTCGTGCTTGTTGTCACCTTCGGCGGCGGTCTGGCACCGTTCGCAATCCTGTTCTCCCTGCCGTTCACAGTCATTGGCGCCCTCGTCGCCCTGCTGCTGGCCGGTGAGACACTGAACGTCTCTGCGCTTATGGGTGCGCTGATGCTGATCGGGATCGTCGTTACCAACGCGATCGTACTGATTGACCGTGTCATCCATAAAGAAAAAGAAGGAATGACTACGCGGCAGGCCCTGCTTGAGGCCGGCGGCACACGCCTACGCCCGATTCTGATGACGGCGCTTGCCACCATCGGCGCGCTGCTTCCGCTGGTCACCGGGCTTGAGAACAGCGCCGGCATTATCTCCAAAGGGCTTGGCGTGACCGTTATCGGCGGTCTAATCAGCTCTACCCTGCTGACACTGGTAGTCGTGCCGGTAGTCTATGAGTTCCTGATGAAATTCCGCAAGAAGCGAATAGAAGAGTAA